One region of Erythrolamprus reginae isolate rEryReg1 chromosome 8, rEryReg1.hap1, whole genome shotgun sequence genomic DNA includes:
- the GPC4 gene encoding glypican-4, whose translation MPARRTPPLLPLLLAAVLAGPAEEPRSPSCAEVKRLYAARGFSPSEAPGVQINGDHLKVCPQGYTCCSQAMEEKYWQQSRQDFSHAVVELSNHLQGTFGSRYKKFDEFFRELLDNAEKSLNDMFVRTYGLLYTQNAEMFKDLFVELKRYYAGGRVNLEEMLNDFWARLLERMFRLVNPQYHFSDEYLECVSKYTEQLKPFGDVPRKLKLQVTRAFVAARTFAQGLAVAKDAVGKVSAVNPTPQGVRALTKMMYCPFCRGFVAIKPCYNYCFNVMRGCLANQGELETEWNNFIDSMLLLAERLEGPFNIESVMDPIDVKISDAIMNMQENSLQVSQKVFQGCGQPKMLAQGRPSRSVSDSSFSARFRPYNPEERPTTAAGTSLDRLVTDVKEKLKQAKKFWSSLPSNICSNEKMAAGNIHEEDCWNGKNKSRYLFAVMPNGLANQANNPEVEVDTSKPDIMIRRQIMSLRVMTNKLKNAYNGNDVDFIDISDEGSGEGSGSGCELHQCSPELVQNATEVTQKVNKIGQEMTDLAVRFGPSETVLLLSLFFFLVGQRQWR comes from the exons GTGATCACCTGAAAGTTTGCCCTCAAGGCTACACCTGCTGTTCCCAGGCCATGGAGGAGAAGTACTGGCAGCAGAGCCGGCAAGACTTCAGCCACGCCGTGGTGGAGCTGAGCAACCATTTGCAAGGCACCTTCGGGTCGCGGTACAAGAAGTTTGATG aATTTTTCAGGGAGCTCCTGGACAACGCCGAGAAATCATTGAACGACATGTTTGTACGGACTTACGGCCTGCTGTACACGCAGAACGCGGAGATGTTTAAGGACCTCTTTGTGGAGCTGAAGCGCTACTACGCGGGCGGCAGGGTCAACCTGGAAGAGATGCTGAACGATTTCTGGGCCCGTCTCCTCGAGCGCATGTTCCGCCTGGTCAACCCCCAGTATCACTTTTCGGACGAGTACTTGGAGTGTGTCAGCAAGTACACCGAGCAGCTGAAACCGTTTGGAGACGTCCCGCGAAAGCTGAAGCTTCAGGTGACCCGGGCTTTCGTGGCAGCTCGCACCTTTGCCCAAGGCCTGGCAGTGGCCAAGGATGCGGTTGGCAAAGTCTCGGCG GTCAACCCCACGCCCCAAGGGGTCCGCGCCCTGACCAAGATGATGTACTGCCCCTTCTGCCGTGGCTTCGTGGCCATCAAGCCCTGCTACAACTACTGCTTCAACGTCATGCGCGGATGCCTGGCCAACCAAGGGGAGCTGGAGACCGAGTGGAACAACTTCATAG ATTCGATGCTCCTATTGGCCGAGAGGTTAGAAGGCCCCTTCAACATCGAGTCTGTCATGGACCCCATCGATGTGAAGATTTCAGATGCCATCATGAATATGCAAGAGAACAGCTTACAGGTGTCCCAAAAG GTTTTTCAAGGATGCGGGCAACCCAAGATGCTGGCGCAAGGCCGACCTTCGCGCTCAGTCTCGGACAGCAGCTTCAGCGCTCGCTTTCGGCCTTACAACCCCGAGGAGCGTCCCACCACAGCCGCAGGAACGAGTTTGGATCGACTG GTGACCGACGTGAAGGAGAAGTTGAAGCAAGCGAAGAAGTTTTGGTCGTCTCTGCCCAGCAACATCTGCAGCAACGAGAAAATGGCCGCTGGAAACATCCACGAAGAAGACTGCTGGAACGGGAAGAATAAGAGCAG GTACCTCTTTGCCGTGATGCCGAACGGCTTAGCCAACCAGGCAAACAACCCCGAGGTGGAAGTTGACACTTCGAAGCCAGACATCATGATCCGCCGGCAAATCATGTCCCTCCGTGTGATGACCAACAAGCTGAAGAACGCCTACAACGGCAACGACGTGGACTTCATAGATATAA GTGATGAAGGCAGCGGAGAAGGCAGCGGAAGCGGGTGCGAATTGCACCAGTGTTCTCCTGAACTCGTGCAGAACGCCACCGAAGTCACGCAGAAGGTCAACAAAATAGGTCAAGAAATGACTGATTTGGCCGTCCGCTTCGGCCCGTCGGAAACCGTTCTGCTCTTaagcctctttttcttccttgtgGGTCAGAGACAATGGAGATAA